The Musa acuminata AAA Group cultivar baxijiao chromosome BXJ2-2, Cavendish_Baxijiao_AAA, whole genome shotgun sequence genome has a segment encoding these proteins:
- the LOC135604815 gene encoding ABC transporter B family member 19-like — protein MAGFSFDVSRSSHSRGRSALRDHHPTPSYARSPAPRRRSPYRDDVSWQTSASWQFEPSRWRELSGFGAALSPWTPADDTPGSNHSRTIFRRSANDYYVSRAADPRSHGPSGQARRLELRSYVSTTNYDRSVELSKANNSSVLVAKGPWNPAESNSFDSQDEFSLFGYSAPTTAAARHNRVSFNIDHSSNHQTHHDVSFSHDREEHRRHDMSDDSRESDDDGDDEEAVQASRPVGLFSLFKYSNALDLFLIFLGCVGSLIGGGSLPWYSYMFGDVVNKMASESGSHMIKEVERISVYMAALAAIVVIGSYMEITCWRMVGERSAQRIRREYLRAALRQDIGFFDTEMSTGDVMLGISSDVALIQEVMGEKVAHFVHHIFTFICGYMVGFLEAWKVALVVFSVTPVMMFCGIAYKAIYGGLAAAEEASYRRAGDVAQQAITSIRTVLSFVMEDEMAAKYEEGLQKSAPIGVKTGFAKGAGMGVIYLVTYSQWALAFWYGSLLVAKGEITGGAAIACFFAVNVGGRGLALSLSYYAQFAQGTVAAGRVFEVIDRTPEIDPYSSDGRALASVRGRVEFRGVDFAYPSRPDTMILRDLDLTIPASKTLALVGASGGGKSTIFALIERFYDPCRAQNRHDLLLPGSIRLDGHDLRTLRIQWLREQIALLGQEPVLFSTSILENVMMGREDATRKEAIAACAAVNADTFISGLPEGYDTQVGERGAQLSGGQKQRIALARAMIRNPRILLLDEPTSALDPESEATVQRAIDRFSAGRTTVVIAHRLATVRSADTIVVLDSGSVVESGRHHDLMGRAGPYAALVKLATDNTSINASKGSIGPIRPGPYNTAQHKSFDVESATLVSTHKCVESVNGVEEQMDTQRPTKISTSDIWGLQRPEVPVLLLGFILGITAGAIFSFFPLLLGEALQVYFQPNTRKMKREVGYLAVAIVGLGVGCILTMTGQHGLCGWAGTRLTIRVRNRLFRSILRQEPGWFDLAENSTGALISWLSVDCAAFRSMLGDRHSVLLMGLGSVAAGLGASFALDWRLTLVAMAVAPFTLGASYFSLLVNLGPRSDDGAYAAASSVAAGAVSGVRTIAAFSAQQRIVSTFDRVLSEPMNKSMNRAHLMGLGLGLSQGAMYGAYTLILWAGARMMKSGYSSFGDVCKIFLILVLSSFSVGQLAGLAPNTSRAPAAIDRVLRIIKRRPSMMDTEGPLKGRRVEGGRLMEVELRRVTFSYPSRPGVAVLREFSMRVRAGSTVALVGDSGSGKSTVVWLVQRFYDPEAGRVVVGGLDVREADVKWLRKECALVGQEPCLFGGSIRDNIRFGDQSASWAEIEEAAEAAHIHKFISGLPQGYETQVGEGGVQLSGGQKQRIAIARAILKRSRILLLDEATSALDVESERQVQEALRKASKRATTIIIAHRLAAVRDADRVAVVRDGTVVEFGSHRSLLENHVDGVYAAMVRRESEAQALALSEA, from the exons ATGGCCGGCTTCTCCTTCGACGTCAGCCGCAGTTCCCACTCCCGGGGTCGCTCTGCCCTCCGTGACCACCATCCGACGCCTTCCTACGCCCGCAGCCCCGCGCCGCGCCGCAGATCCCCCTACCGCGACGACGTGTCATGGCAGACTTCGGCGTCGTGGCAGTTCGAGCCGAGCAGGTGGCGCGAATTGAGCGGGTTCGGCGCCGCCCTCAGCCCGTGGACTCCGGCCGACGACACCCCCGGCAGCAACCACAGCCGCACCATCTTCCGCCGGTCGGCCAACGATTACTACGTTTCGCGGGCCGCGGATCCTCGGTCCCATGGTCCGTCGGGGCAAGCCAGGAGGCTGGAACTCCGCAGCTATGTCTCGACCACGAACTATGATCGTTCTGTCGAGCTCAGTAAGGCCAATAATTCATCTGTTTTGGTGGCCAAAGGGCCATGGAATCCAGCTGAAAGCAACTCCTTCGATAGCCAAGATGAATTTAGCCTGTTTGGTTACAGTGCACCGACGACAGCAGCTGCTCGGCATAACCGAGTCTCTTTCAATATCGATCATTCATCGAATCATCAGACACATCATGATGTATCGTTCTCGCATGATAGGGAAGAACACCGTAGGCATGATATGAGCGACGACAGCAGAGAGAGCGATGACGATGGTGATGATGAGGAAGCAGTACAGGCGAGTCGGCCGGTCGGCCTCTTCAGCTTGTTCAAGTACTCGAACGCACTGGACCTGTTTCTCATCTTCTTGGGTTGCGTTGGATCATTGATCGGTGGTGGATCACTTCCCTGGTACTCTTACATGTTCGGAGATGTCGTCAACAAGATGGCCTCTGAGTCCGGAAGTCACATGATAAAGGAGGTCGAGAGG ATATCTGTTTACATGGCTGCGCTTGCGGCGATAGTGGTCATCGGATCATATATGG AGATCACCTGCTGGCGAATGGTGGGTGAAAGATCGGCGCAGAGGATTCGACGAGAGTACCTGCGAGCTGCGCTGAGGCAGGATATCGGGTTCTTCGACACCGAGATGAGCACCGGGGATGTGATGCTTGGCATATCCAGTGACGTTGCACTGATCCAGGAAGTGATGGGGGAGAAG GTGGCACATTTTGTCCACCACATCTTCACATTCATCTGCGGCTACATGGTGGGCTTCCTCGAGGCATGGAAGGTGGCTTTGGTGGTCTTCTCCGTCACACCAGTGATGATGTTCTGTGGCATCGCTTACAAAGCCATCTACGGCGGCCTCGCCGCAGCAGAAGAG GCTTCCTACAGAAGAGCCGGTGATGTAGCTCAGCAAGCAATCACCTCGATCCGGACCGTGCTGTCGTTCGTGATGGAGGACGAGATGGCGGCCAAGTACGAGGAGGGGCTCCAGAAGTCTGCACCGATCGGAGTGAAGACAGGGTTTGCGAAGGGTGCGGGCATGGGCGTGATTTATCTGGTGACCTACTCCCAGTGGGCTCTGGCCTTCTGGTATGGGTCATTGCTTGTGGCCAAGGGGGAGATCACCGGAGGAGCTGCCATCGCTTGCTTCTTCGCTGTCAATGTAGGTGGAAG GGGATTAGCTCTGTCGCTGTCGTACTACGCGCAGTTTGCACAGGGCACGGTGGCAGCGGGGCGGGTGTTCGAGGTCATCGATCGAACACCGGAGATCGACCCGTACAGCTCCGACGGGCGAGCGCTCGCGTCCGTGAGAGGTCGAGTCGAGTTCAGAGGCGTCGACTTCGCCTACCCTTCTCGGCCCGACACGATGATACTTCGCGATCTCGATCTCACGATCCCTGCGTCCAAGACTTTGGCGCTCGTGGGCGCCAGTGGCGGCGGCAAGTCCACCATTTTTGCCCTTATCGAGAGGTTCTACGATCCATGCCGAG CTCAGAATCGTCATGACTTGTTGCTACCAGGATCAATCCGCTTGGATGGTCATGATCTAAGAACCCTAAGGATCCAATGGCTGAGGGAGCAGATTGCGCTGCTAGGACAGGAGCCCGTCCTCTTCTCCACTTCCATCCTCGAGAATGTGATGATGGGCAGAGAAGACGCGACCAGGAAAGAAGCCATTGCCGCCTGCGCCGCCGTAAACGCTGACACCTTCATTTCCGGCCTTCCTGAGGGCTATGACACGCAG GTAGGTGAACGTGGGGCTCAGCTCTCAGGTGGGCAGAAGCAGAGGATTGCACTGGCCCGGGCCATGATAAGGAACCCTAGAATCCTCCTCCTCGACGAGCCCACGAGCGCCCTCGACCCGGAATCCGAGGCCACCGTCCAACGGGCCATCGACCGCTTCTCTGCCGGCCGGACCACCGTCGTCATCGCCCACCGCCTGGCCACGGTCCGGTCTGCGGACACCATCGTGGTCCTCGACTCCGGCTCCGTCGTGGAGTCGGGCCGCCACCACGACCTCATGGGTCGGGCCGGGCCTTACGCTGCCCTAGTAAAACTCGCCACCGACAACACGAGCATCAATGCATCCAAAGGTAGCATTGGACCAATCCGGCCCGGCCCATACAATACGGCCCAGCACAAAAGCTTCGACGTAGAGTCCGCCACCCTCGTCTCCACGCACAAGTGCGTGGAGTCCGTGAATGGAGTGGAGGAACAAATGGACACACAGAGGCCTACCAAGATTAGCACATCAGATATATGGGGTCTTCAGAGGCCAGAGGTCCCAGTCCTCCTGCTTGGGTTCATTCTGGGTATAACAGCGGGTGCCATTTTCTCCTTCTTCCCGTTGCTGCTAGGGGAAGCTCTCCAAGTCTACTTCCAACCCAACACCAGAAAGATGAAGAGAGAAGTGGGCTACCTCGCTGTCGCCATAGTGGGCCTCGGCGTCGGCTGCATCCTCACCATGACGGGTCAACACGGCCTTTGTGGTTGGGCAGGCACGCGGCTCACGATACGCGTCCGCAACCGCCTGTTCCGCTCCATCCTCCGGCAGGAGCCCGGGTGGTTCGACCTCGCCGAGAACTCGACTGGCGCGCTCATCTCGTGGCTGTCGGTCGACTGCGCCGCCTTCCGGTCGATGCTTGGCGACCGGCACTCCGTCCTCTTGATGGGACTCGGCTCGGTGGCCGCCGGGCTTGGCGCATCGTTCGCGCTCGACTGGAGACTGACGCTCGTGGCGATGGCCGTGGCGCCGTTCACCCTCGGCGCCAGCTACTTCAGCTTGCTCGTGAATCTCGGGCCGAGGTCGGACGACGGCGCCTACGCGGCGGCCAGCAGCGTCGCCGCCGGGGCGGTGTCCGGCGTGAGGACGATCGCGGCCTTCTCGGCCCAACAGCGGATCGTGTCAACGTTTGACCGCGTCTTATCGGAGCCCATGAACAAGTCCATGAACAGGGCACATCTCATGGGCCTCGGTCTTGGGCTTTCGCAGGGAGCCATGTACGGTGCGTACACCCTGATCCTATGGGCCGGAGCCCGCATGATGAAGTCGGGCTACTCCAGCTTCGGGGACGTGTGCAAGATATTTCTCATCCTGGTCCTGAGCTCCTTCTCCGTAGGCCAGCTCGCGGGACTTGCCCCGAACACCTCCCGTGCGCCGGCGGCCATCGACCGCGTCCTCCGCATCATCAAGCGCCGGCCGTCGATGATGGACACCGAAGGGCCGCTGAAGGGGCGGCGGGTCGAGGGGGGTAGGCTGATGGAGGTGGAGTTGCGGAGGGTGACGTTCTCGTACCCGTCGCGCCCCGGCGTGGCGGTTCTGAGGGAGTTCTCGATGAGGGTCAGGGCGGGGAGCACGGTGGCGTTGGTCGGGGACAGCGGGAGCGGCAAGTCGACGGTGGTGTGGCTGGTGCAGAGGTTCTACGACCCGGAGGCGGGGAGGGTGGTGGTGGGCGGCCTGGACGTGCGGGAGGCGGACGTGAAGTGGCTGAGGAAGGAGTGCGCGTTGGTGGGCCAGGAGCCGTGCTTGTTCGGCGGCAGCATAAGAGACAACATCAGGTTCGGCGACCAGAGCGCTTCTTGGGCGGAGATCGAGGAGGCGGCCGAGGCGGCCCATATCCATAAGTTCATCTCCGGACTCCCTCAAGGCTACGAAACCCAG GTAGGGGAGGGCGGGGTGCAGCTATCAGGCGGCCAGAAGCAGAGGATCGCGATCGCGCGCGCGATCCTGAAGAGATCAAGGATCCTGTTGCTGGACGAAGCAACCAGCGCGTTGGACGTGGAGTCCGAGAGGCAGGTGCAAGAGGCGCTGCGGAAGGCCTCGAAGCGGGCCACCACGATCATCATCGCCCACAGGCTGGCCGCCGTCCGGGACGCCGACCGGGTCGCCGTCGTTCGTGACGGGACCGTCGTGGAGTTCGGGAGCCACCGATCGCTGCTGGAGAACCACGTCGACGGGGTTTACGCCGCCATGGTCCGCCGCGAATCGGAGGCCCAGGCACTTGCTTTAAGTGAGGCGTAG